From the Desulfovulcanus ferrireducens genome, the window TGTTATTCAAAGCTTTTTCTGTATTCATGATATATTTCGCAATTTTTGTGAGGTAGTCTCCCTATGCACATCTTTTCCGCAGGCTTCGCCAAGATGTGTTGCCCAAGCCGTCTGTAATGCATTTCAGAAAATCCGCTCTCCAAAAGTATTGAAATTATAGCGACTTAGACAACTCCGAAAGTTGAGTCAATTTTTTTTAACCACGGTTTTGGTCTCAATGCCTAGTTTTTCCATTTTCGACAGCAGTGTGGGCCGGGAAAGACCCAGGAGTTTGGCTGTTTGAGAGCGGTTGCCATTGCAGATTTTTAGGGCCTCGCCAATAACCAAGGCCTGAAATTTATCCACCAGGCGTTGAAATAGATTGTCTTGTCCTTCCTGAGCCAGGGCTTCCATGACCCAGACTGGAATATCTGACTCAGAAATTGTTTTTTGAATCTTATTTTTTTCTTGTTTGTTTTTTTGTGATATGGCCCGCAGAATATCTGATTCACTAATAGGACATCCTCGGCTAAAAATGAGCCCTCTTTGAATTACATTAGATAGCTCCCGGACGTTACCTGGCCAGGAATAGTTTTCCAGAGTCTTTATGGCCTTAGAAGTCAAGCCGGTGTTTTTAAGCCCCATCTGGTTTGCATGGATATTCATGAAGTATTTAGCGAGAAGAGCTATATCTTTTTTTCTGGAACGAAGGGGTGGAAGGTTTAGTGTGACAACCTTTAACCTATAATAGAGATCTTCCCGGAATTTGCCCTCGGAAATCGCCTGTTCAAGATCGCGGTTGGTGGCGGCAATGATGCGCACATCTACAGGAATAGAGTTTCCTCCTCCCAAACGCTCAATGCTTTTTTCCTGGAGTAACCTTAAAATTTTAGCTTGAATGCTCTGGGGCATGTCCCCGATCTCATCCAGAAAAACTGTTCCTCCGTTAGCCTGTTCGATTTTTCCTATGCGTCTGTGAGCTGCTCCTGTGAATGCCCCTTTTTCATAGCCAAAAAGTTCGCTTTCCAGCAGGGTTTCAGGGATAGCCACACAATTTATGACCATAAAAGGCTTGTTACTGCGCAGACTATGCTGATAAATAGCGCGGGCAATAAGTTCTTTGCCCGTGCCTGATTCTCCGCGGATGAGTACTGTGGCGTCAGTGGGCGCTACCCGGCCAATGGCCTTGTAGACTTCCTGCATGGCCCTGGATCGACCAACAATGCTTTCCGGGTCTGCCAGCTCCAGGCCGGCATCCATGACTACCTTGGAGCGCATTAGCCTGCCTGCTTGAATGCCTTTCCGGATCAGGGAAAGAAATTCAGGAATATCAAAAGGTTTTAAAACATAGTCAAAAGCTCCAAGTTTAGTAGCTTCTATGGCCGTTTCAGTGGAACCGTAGGCAGTCATAATAACCACTGGCAGTTTGGGACTGATGCGCTTTAGGGCTTTAAATCCTTCAATGCCATTCATGCCAGGCAGACGTAAATCTAAAATAGCCAGGTCAAAAAACTCATTTTTGACTAGCTCCAGGCCTTTTTCAGCTGAAGAGGCAGCAATGACGTGATATCCTTCGTCTGAGAGGAGGCGGGCAAAGCTCTGCCTTAATTGCGGGTCATCATCTACTATGAGGATTTTAGCCATCTCTGTTCTCCCAAACTGGGTAAAGTAATGGTAAAAACAGTACCTTCGCCGGTTTTGGATTGGACATTGATCCAGCCGTTATGGTCTTCTATTATTCTTTTTGCAATGCTTAGGCCCAAGCCTGTACCTTCTTCTTTGGTGCTAAAAAAAGGCTGAAAGATTTTTTCCTGCAGATGGGCGGGGATCCCGGGGCCATTATCGGAAATTTTGATCCGGACCACATGTCCTAGAGGCTCGACTACCCCTTTTTGAATCTGTATGTGGATTTTGCCTCCTTGTTCCATGGCATCACAGGCATTTTCCAGGATGTTGACTATAACCTCTTTTAATTGGTCCATATCAAGCATTGCCCGAGGCAGAGCGGTGTCTTTTTCTATCTTGACTTTAACTCCGTAAGACTCAAGGCGATGGCGCATAAGTTGTAGGGCCAATTGTACTGGTTCGGAAGGGTCAAAAGGTTGGGTTTTGAGTTTGGGCCGCCTGGAAAATTCTAGAAAATTAGTCATGATGGTGTCTATATGCCTAATTTCTTCAGAGATAACCTCAAAATCTTTTTTTTGTACTTCATTGAGTTTGAGGGACCTTTCCAGAGAAAACAGACGCATTTTTACAGAGGTCAGGGGAGTGCGAATACTATGGGCAACGCCTGCAGCCAATTTGCCGACCATGGCTAGTTTTTCAGTCTGTTGCAAATGTTCCCGGCTTACTTCCAGCTTGTTTTTGGTTTGGTCCACATTGCGGATTAGAGTATGGATGTGCGTACTCAAGGTCTTGATTTCGTCTTCAAAGCGCAAAAATTGGCGTGGATTCTCTGTTTCTTGGACCAGCTGGCGGATTGGTTCCAGAACCTTTTTAAAAATCAAATAAGCTAGAAAGCTACCCAGTATAAGAGATGAGATGACAAGGGAAATAGCCAGGGCGTTGATGGTTTGGTGTTTTTTGTGGATGATGGCCAAGGTGTTTTCTATATTATTCTTATATAGATTTTTATATGTTGTGCACAAATCC encodes:
- a CDS encoding sensor histidine kinase; protein product: MGKHFTLRAKLFWILTCLVIITLCGSGITIWYTYQIDHLFSDAVGEDISSLFVAEELQNTLIMQKGFVTYYFLQNDPRWLEKLDEYNNSFIDWLHRARKYTQMKQALDILNKIESKYIRYTFARDQVIVLYKQGQREQGAKEHWKIRAQFLELVDLCTTYKNLYKNNIENTLAIIHKKHQTINALAISLVISSLILGSFLAYLIFKKVLEPIRQLVQETENPRQFLRFEDEIKTLSTHIHTLIRNVDQTKNKLEVSREHLQQTEKLAMVGKLAAGVAHSIRTPLTSVKMRLFSLERSLKLNEVQKKDFEVISEEIRHIDTIMTNFLEFSRRPKLKTQPFDPSEPVQLALQLMRHRLESYGVKVKIEKDTALPRAMLDMDQLKEVIVNILENACDAMEQGGKIHIQIQKGVVEPLGHVVRIKISDNGPGIPAHLQEKIFQPFFSTKEEGTGLGLSIAKRIIEDHNGWINVQSKTGEGTVFTITLPSLGEQRWLKSS
- a CDS encoding sigma-54-dependent transcriptional regulator is translated as MAKILIVDDDPQLRQSFARLLSDEGYHVIAASSAEKGLELVKNEFFDLAILDLRLPGMNGIEGFKALKRISPKLPVVIMTAYGSTETAIEATKLGAFDYVLKPFDIPEFLSLIRKGIQAGRLMRSKVVMDAGLELADPESIVGRSRAMQEVYKAIGRVAPTDATVLIRGESGTGKELIARAIYQHSLRSNKPFMVINCVAIPETLLESELFGYEKGAFTGAAHRRIGKIEQANGGTVFLDEIGDMPQSIQAKILRLLQEKSIERLGGGNSIPVDVRIIAATNRDLEQAISEGKFREDLYYRLKVVTLNLPPLRSRKKDIALLAKYFMNIHANQMGLKNTGLTSKAIKTLENYSWPGNVRELSNVIQRGLIFSRGCPISESDILRAISQKNKQEKNKIQKTISESDIPVWVMEALAQEGQDNLFQRLVDKFQALVIGEALKICNGNRSQTAKLLGLSRPTLLSKMEKLGIETKTVVKKN